A segment of the Aureliella helgolandensis genome:
GGGACAGACTGACGCGGTAGCCCCCAAACACCAAGAGCAACCGTGGTGCCAGTGACCATCTTGTTTTCGTCACTTGTTGTCGAGAGTCTTACGCCTCCCATGGCTTCGTAATCACTCCGCGCTGCAGTTCCAATCACGTCGTTTGGGGCATATTGGTGAACCTTGGAGAAGACCGTGTAGTTACTGGTTGACGGACACTGGAAGACGGGCAGTAAAAGGTTGACGATCGGCTGATGAAGGGGATCCGAAGCAGCCAACGTCTGGTCGATTCGGTCGTACACTGCAGTCTGCTCCAGTTGGGGCAAAATGGCTGTCTGCCAAGAATGAAAGTGGTGTTCGTCCCAGTATCGGCGTGGAAAGGCGATACTGGATCCAGCGTGTTCGAACGAGCCGTTATAGAGTGAGGGAAGGCGCTTGTTCGCGTCATGGAATGTCTGTATTGCCAAACCGGTTTGTCGAAGGTTGTTTTTGCAAACCAACTGGCGACTGGACTCGCGCACCGACAAAACCGCTGGCAGCAACAAAGCAACCAAAATCGATAGGATACCTAGCGTCACCAATAGCTCGATGAGTGTGAATCCCATCCGCTGCGAG
Coding sequences within it:
- a CDS encoding DUF1559 domain-containing protein; amino-acid sequence: MSFVTASSNSKVDHAIRSQRMGFTLIELLVTLGILSILVALLLPAVLSVRESSRQLVCKNNLRQTGLAIQTFHDANKRLPSLYNGSFEHAGSSIAFPRRYWDEHHFHSWQTAILPQLEQTAVYDRIDQTLAASDPLHQPIVNLLLPVFQCPSTSNYTVFSKVHQYAPNDVIGTAARSDYEAMGGVRLSTTSDENKMVTGTTVALGVWGLPRQSVPKDGTYAGLETTRFRDVSDGLSNSMVVAEVAGRPDLYVRGKPDQPYGVGSVGIMRPAWAISGSYHATLLRKDLGVNVSNSGGIYSFHTNGVNIGLADGSVRMLSNATDIAVLHALTTRAGRETVILE